A stretch of the Elephas maximus indicus isolate mEleMax1 chromosome 3, mEleMax1 primary haplotype, whole genome shotgun sequence genome encodes the following:
- the UBL4B gene encoding ubiquitin-like protein 4B: MLLTVKLLLGQRCRLEVSGKESVAMLKKLVSERLQIPEEQQHLLFRGQLMDDDKCLSDYCSGPNASINVVIRPPEKARQAQPSPWPQPLWHQLGRVLAKHFEPRDAEAVLRLLRQEHEQRLQRVSLEALEQLAHYLLTEEPRVEPAGEMEPRALASEAPTVHEGGEKG; this comes from the coding sequence ATGCTCCTCACGGTCAAGCTGCTCCTGGGCCAGAGATGCCGCCTGGAGGTGTCTGGGAAAGAGAGCGTGGCCATGCTGAAGAAGCTGGTGTCAGAGCGGCTACAGATACCTGAGGAGCAGCAGCACCTGCTCTTCCGTGGCCAGCTCATGGACGATGACAAGTGCCTCTCTGACTACTGCAGTGGGCCCAATGCCTCCATCAATGTCGTCATTCGGCCCCCGGAGAAGGCGCGccaggcccagcccagcccctggCCGCAGCCCCTGTGGCACCAGCTGGGCCGGGTCTTGGCCAAGCACTTTGAGCCGCGGGACGCTGAGGCAGTGCTGCGGCTGCTGAGGCAGGAGCACGAGCAGCGTCTGCAGAGGGTGAGCCTGGAGGCCTTGGAGCAGCTGGCACACTACCTCCTGACCGAGGAGCCCCGTGTGGAGCCGGCTGGAGAGATGGAGCCCAGGGCCCTGGCCTCGGAGGCACCCACTGTGCATGAAGGAGGAGAAAAAGGCTGA